DNA sequence from the Fusarium verticillioides 7600 chromosome 2, whole genome shotgun sequence genome:
TCGGTAGCGCTGGCAATATTTAGAGATCGACCAGATCAACTGCCGTCAAACATGGAGGTTCTGATTCTCGAACGTTGGCTGTTGAATCAATCAGCTTAAGCTTAACGCTATCCGACTCCATTAGGTTGCGGGCGAATTCTATCTGTTACATGGACCATGTCTTCCTAGGTTATTGGAGAAAACAGCAAAAAGTGTCCGTGTATGTTCCTGAGAGTAAAGGGCCGTTTGAAAGCTCCAAGTCACTAAGTCTGGTCATAACTGCCagctttcatcatcaagcaggTATTTTGTGGCCGAAGGTCAGTCTTCAGAGTTGTATTTCGGTTATCCAAACACTTCTAGTAAAACCAACAAACTTTGAAATGAGGCCTACGAGAGACGAACTCTAAGGGAAGCACAGGCCGGATATTGGTTGAAGAGACTTTTTACTGACTCAAcagcagctcatcgacaaaACTCCTAAGTGATATCCAAGCTCCAATACCCTTGGTGTTTCATGTCTTAAGAGACATATTAAGAACAATAGCATGGCCGATAACTCAATGGAGCCGGAGTCACCCGTAGTGAAACAGACGTATCCTTCATCAAAAACACTCTGAAGCTTCGAATGTAACTCTTTTTGGCATGCTTGCTCCGACGACTTCTAGGAAACTGTCGGATGCTACGAACATACAAATTGTCTTCTCTAGGGTATGTGAGCCTGGTTTCCTTTTTGGCCCGTGCTGGTGGTTGTGCTACAATTGGAAATTGGCAATCTGAGACGAGTTGCAGAGACCCTAGCCGTGACATGAAACGGCGAGTTGAATGGGCAAACCCCCCTGAGGATTATTTGATTTCATTCCACCTTTCTTACGACTGTATCGCTTATTGTTCGGTGACGACCCAATCACTCACAACGGAAGCCTTATATCCTCAACTTCCCCTTTTGGGTACATATTTCCACCCAGCCGATGTTACTGAGCACGGTCCAGACTCAGCTCTACAACCAGCCCTACTGTAGATTGGATGGATCGGGTGCAATTGAATCCTCCCGCTGTCTCTAAGTGAGATGAAGGGCGTTGGACAGACGCGCCGAGTGAGGCCAATGGCCAGCCCACGAGCCGCGCGCAACGTAAGGCTCAAGTTCCGTGCCGCCACCTGAAAATTCTAGAAGACGGGCCAGCCACTTATTCGCTCGCTGATATGATTATCGGTCTTCTGATGGGTGGTTGCATGCTTTGCAGTGGAGGTTTGCCTGCAGTAGTCTTCGAAAGCTTGTGTTTCATAGAGGGCTGTGACAGGGTGGATATCGTTTGGGATACTCCGCGTCTTGTTCCTCTAATCTAAAAACCAGCTCAGCACTTGCCCCATACTCGAGCATCATGCAAGTGCCGTTAAAGCAGTACGGCGCAGTAAATGAGGTATCGTACACGAGTCCCTTCCGGTGCTCGTTGGCTGGGAGGGAGGTTACAGTGTTGTGTTAATACAGCCTAGCTGTTTGTCTTTCTTGCCAACGAACACTTACAGGGATCAGATCCTTTTTCGTCCCTCGTTGACAGGTGACTACGATTCAGTTCTCAGGATCGGCCCCATGAGTCGCTGTCACATTATGTCTGTGAGTCTTGCTGTTACAGAAGTTACCAGCCTTGGCCGTAAGTCCGTGTGAATGGGTTGCGTGTGTCATCGGGATCAgcgttgacgttgaagaTCCCAGCAACCGCGTAGATTGCCGCGTTCGCCGACTGAGACACATATTCTGTACGTGTACATACCCATACCCATATCAAGACTTGTAGAGTCTCGTTCGTTGCTATTATTGTAGCTAGCGCCTCTATTATCACCACCAATCTCGTACGTTACGTTGCGGCGGCTAAGGTTACTTCTAAGAAGCGCCACAAGCAGTGAAACCTCAACTAGACAACCAACGAACCGCATAATTATTTCTCTCAAAGCATTAAATGAACCTCCAGGTTTGACGACTCTGACACACGACACTGGGGTCTCTTAGAACCCCCAAGGGTCCACTCCTTGATATGCTTCCGACAGGGACCCCCCTGGCCAGAGTAGTTCCTTGGCCGTAGCACCCGTTGCAGAGAATCTTGAAGCAATCAATGCCGTCGGGCGTTAAAGATTTCTAAGTCAACATTCAGGAACCGTCGTcccatcaatctcaaacatTGACCAAAGCCTCTTAGCTTGTTTCCCAAGACCGATCCCTGTAAATGTCAAGATGGGGTGTCTTTTCAGAATCTCTGTCGTTGGACAGATGATAAGCTGAcgtttcttctctctcatgtCCGCTTGCATATATCTCATTTTGCTTCATCTGAGGCGTGGCAACCAATCCGGGGATCGGCTCTTGGACATCGAAATTGCTCTTGCGCTTATTACATTCCATCCTTGCactccatcgtcatcttggACCCAGTTCCCTGCTTGTTGCCGGCCGTTTAACCGCATTCGACTCGATTCTCATCAACGGCTTCATACGATAGGCTTCCGTCAAAGGCGGGGTGGTCCCTGTGAGACGAGGGTCAGTTCTTGTCCAAAAATCATCGCAGGCTTTCTTTAAGAGGATCCTGGTCCCTGAGAAAGTCGGTCCTTGGTGAACCATCTTCTGTGTCAGACCCTGTCGATGCAGGGAACTACTCAGTCAAAACAAAGGCCTTTTATCCTCAAAATCCAAGCATAGATCTCGCCCCCGCGCTGCATTgggctttgctttgcttcacCCACTGTTCGTGTGTCAATCTATTCTAGACGCTTTACAAAACGACCCCCTCGTGCAGTCGCGAGACATTTCAATCATGGCTACAAATCTGTCACGGGCTGCTACTGTATCGGCCGCCTCCGGATATCAACGTCGTAGGGGAAGCTTCACCGCCGACTGGACAGACAGCCATTCTCTTTCCAAACATTCATTCGACAAGCGGGTTTCCAGAGACGATCTTGCACTCATTCTCAAGAGCTCAAAGAAGGGCAACGTGACGGCGTTTCATATACCGATCCATGGCCGACTTCCATCCCCCGAACACAGCCCGCGAACCTCGTCACTGACGAGAACGACTTGGGTGCGAACTTCAACTCCGGATTCTATGATAGATTCTGGTGAGACTGGTGTTATTGCTGTTGGTATGGCAATCGGAAGTCCAACACAAATGGGAGACTTTGCGCCCACACCCTGGAATCCACAGAACAGAGCCATGAATGCAGTCGTCGACATCCCGGAGCCGATGCCAGAGCCAGTGCCAGAGCCAGTCGATGAGACCCAGCAGAAGGCTCGTAAATGGGGTCTTTTCCGATCAAAGTCGAAGCGAGCTACACGGCCAGAGAAGCCTCAACGATCTATGACGGAGAGTGTCAATACTTCTACTACATCATTAggttcttctggaatgcCGActtcagcaccagcagaTCAGAGTTCACGGAAAATGCCAAAGCATAAACCGATCGTCATTCGATCTCAAACTGAACCAATTATATCAGAACCCGCGCAGACGATTGCTGAAGTGCCCCGGTCGGTACCAACGTCAGCGGAGGTGAAACCTATTTCGCCAGGAAAACTAACAAAGGAGAAGCCTGCTCTCCAGCGCAAGGCATCAAAGGAAtcgaagctgaaggatcCAGGTTCGGGCGGTATAGGCCGAAAAATGTCGCTAAGGGGCCTTCGAGGTGACTCTAGTAAGAAGAGATCAGAAAAAGCAATCGCACCGCCGCCCTCATCACCGCCTCCGATGCCTCCGATGCCTGCTATTCCTCACTCTCTGCTAGATGTTGAGATTCCTAGCATCAAGATGGATCGATATAGTGTCATGTTTAACAGTGTTTTACAGCCACCCCAAGGGTCAGCCTCCTCACTTCTTGCTCGACGACAGGCTACTCTCGACCATCTGAAGTCTGTGAAGGACGCAATCGCCGAGAATCGAGACGAGTCTCTTCGGCCACGGAGGGCAACATCGCCACAGCCCTCCCCAACGTTTGTTTCACAGGATAACTCAAAATCTCTGCCTTCACCTCGGTTCCGAGCCAACACATCGCCGGCTTTATTGGACTCATCATATTATCACTCAGAAGAGTCCCCTGAGGCAGTCACGCCAAGAGTCGCCCAAATTTCGCGGTCAGAATCTCAGCACAACAAGTTCGCAGCGCAAGCTACGCATTACCAGCCTGCACTTGTCTCCAAATTTAACAGACGTCCCAGTGCTGCGTCTACGGATAAGATTAACGTTACTTCTGCAAAGCAGATCTCACCTCCTGTGCCCATTATCTCGCCCAACACCCACTTCAAGCATTCATCTCCATTTATTCCCTCACCTGGCACAGTTCCTGAATCTCCTGAACACACAGACGACGAGAAAGATGTTCAGGTAGCTAAGGGaagactctcttctccttcggAACCCTCGTGGCACATGGTCTCGCCCCCAGCTTCCATCACGTCCTCCAGCGCCGAAACCTCGAGGCGAttctcaccatcttcatcattggctTCGCCCAAGAAGCAAGCTCCCGAGGCTGATGCCCAAGAGGCCTTACGCAACGCTGTTGAGATCTCCATCGCTCGCCAGATCAGCGTCTCGCACCAGCAACGCAAGATGCTGCACCCGCTAAAGAGCAACCCCAGCTTGAGACATCGAGGTAACGGCAGCCCGAGCGGACCAGGTTACATCGCgattgagaaggatgagcGTCTAGCTGAGACCAAGTCATCTACCCCTACCTTGGTGCACCCGAGGGAGTTGACTCACTCTCCGGATGCTTACCAAATACACCGCAAGAGTGAGAGAGTGATTCTTGAGGAATCTTAATCTCGCATTTCATAACGAACAACCAGATCACCATTTTAGTTTGATTTCATCTTGGTCACGATTTCTACAATACCCTTTTCATGATGCTCTGGCAGCATCTCAACATGGCGGACTCAACTGGTTTGAGCCGCCCTGTACATACTACAGAGGGTATCTTTCCCTCCTATACGTTTGTCTCCTTTGTATACTACGCTTTCAGTGACGGATATGTTTGGACATTATGGATTACGGATTACAGCAAGGCGCCAGAGAAGCATGAATGGGCAAGACAGGGGACACCAGCCTCGTCCCTAGAGCATCTCGTtggagtttcttcttcttcaaaaagCAAAGGGGTTGTCATTTCTTTTAAGCACTCTGGGTCCAAAGGCCCAGATTTTATTCTTCTTTGTGTATCTTTCGATCATATTAGGCTTGGTGATAAGAGAGCATTTCACGCTTGTCCAGTTTATggactttttttttaacaTGTCAAAAAGAATGATTCCCATTTGGCACCCATCTGCCTTCGATCGTACTGCCTGTGATAAGATTCTTCTCCGTCTCTTCGACAAGTCTAGCTGCTGTAAAGATATGGCCCTGCGAACGAATGATGGACAAAACGATTGGAAGTATCTGCGCCACACGAATAACCAATCTCACTACCGACATCTCTTATATGCTGAAATGAAGCCAGGTCCAACGCCGGAAAAAACGAAATGATCCATTACATCAAAATACAGCATGagttctgcttcttggcttgctcTGTGGGATGGGTCAGTTGATTTCCGATGAAGGGAAATTTGGAATGAACAGTGACATACGGTAAAACATCTTGCTTTGGGCGCTAAGACCGTCACTCTTAGCCACTAGATCgtcgatcttctctccacGCTGTAGCACACTCTCGATGGTCTTGTGGAGAACGATCTTGGTCTCGTCAAGCTCCTTCTGAATCTTGAGGATGCTGTCGGCCTGCTGGGGGTCCTGGTACTTTGTGAGGTACTCCTTCAGCTCGGGCATGGAGAGAGCGGGCGTGCCGGTGGCCCAGCTGGAGCGGGGGTTCTTGGAGAGGAACTCGTCGACAACCTTGCTAAGAAGCTGATGTGCCACAAGGGCAGGGTACTGGTGATcggagatgatgataccgCAGACACCCTCAGTTCGGCCGTAGGCGTGGAAAGTGTAGTCTGTATAATGCGCATGTAAGCTTGTGATTTCTCGACGGAAGAATCAAGCATACCttgctcctcaacatcctgtCGCTGTCCAGGGCGGGTGCGCTCGGCGACGGTCTTTGCGAATAGGGTCATGAATTCGCCATAGCTGTTTCAAGTTTGCGAGTCAGTCCATGGACCGTCCGGATACGGAGATAGCGGTCGCAATGACAAGGCAGGACTGACTTGTTGCGGGTGAAGCGCGAATAGCTGCTGAGCTCCTTCTCAGCGACAATCTCATGAGCCGGCTGGCTCTCGTTGCGAAGGATCTGGTCGCAGCAGCTTTGTTAGCCCAACTGGACGGAGGTCTCGATCGATCGGTGAGGGGCACAGGGACAGCGTACGCCGATGTAATGCAGTTTCATGTTTGCGGGAtcaagttggtgatgagaagtgGCGGTTATAAATCGAGGGCGGAGCGCGCAGTTGGGCGACAGCGGGAGGGGAGGATTGGAGGATTAGAGAGagagttgaaggagagggaGGATTTGAAGTTTGGTTGAATGTTGTAACCCTCCGTCACCGTAACAAGAACTGAGTTTAGGGGCGTCACATGTTCCCCACGACGCGGACGGGCTCTTCGACTAGGCCGCTGAATTTCCAAGGGCAGTTAGTGGCTGTAAGCATTACAACCCACTGGCGGCTAGGCGGGGGCTTGTTTAGTGGGGTACCTGATTTGTTCGGTCCAGTGCGGTATGACTCTTTGAAGAACAAGCAATCCACCGTCATGAACCAATCCTTTTCGATCAAGGACAACGTCAAAAAGACTTTGGCTGCCACCCGACAACGACAGGCAGCAGAATAACGACTCTTTCACCTCACATTCCTGTGTTCATACAGCATCAGAAGACTTTCCCAATAGGCAACACGTAAAAACACTCATCTGGATAGTTTTGATTACATCATGGCATCCTCGCAACTCAGTGCTGCGGAGGCACGATGGCGCGAACAGGTTGCAGCTATGCAAGAAGCTatcgccaacctcaaaaTTCCTCAGGAGAATGGATCAGGTGAAGACGACCTCAATGATGACGAATTTGGTGGTTATTCCAGTGAAAACAGCGGCCAGGATGTCTGGGACTTTATCTCCGATGACGACCAAGAAGCCTTAAGCAGCGATTTCGCTGATGGAGACGCCCCAGATGGATCAGCTGTGGCAGTTTACGGGGCTGAATGGTTTTCAATTAGATGCTCAGCCATCGCAGCCAAGAATGGCCTCTCTGCTGATGTGTTTGAGAGCCAAATCATGAGTGTCCTCAACTCTGAtggctctgatgatgaacttcAGATCCAACTTACTGACTTGGTAGGctttgatgattttgacttcatcatcgagatACTGGGTCACAGAAATGAGATCGTTTCCGCTGTCAACAGTCAGAGTCAGGGGAGCTCCAGCGAACCTCGACTCCTGACCAAGGctcaaagagaagaaaacctgcgtcgccaagatcaagcacaCAAATCTGCAAGTCTTGCGCCAGCACACTCAAAGGAACCCCAGTATCCACACGTCTATAAAGCATATAGCGCTGGAAACACTCTAAGCTACGCCGGCAAGAAATACGGACTGCCAGTTGGTAGTGAGCGGTTATCGTTTGACAAGTACGAGGAGTACTTTATCCCcgctggcaagaagggtgTCCTGGGTCCTGGACAGCGGCTTATACCCGTCAAGGAACTTAATGGGTTGTGTCGAAATACGTTTAAGGGCTACAAGACGCTTAACCGCATGCAGAGTCTTGTCTATCCTGTAGCCCATAAGACTAGTGAGAACATGTTGATTTGTGCTCCTACTGGTGCTGTGAGTCCACTTATCCCAACATTCACTCTCAGCTACTAATATGACCAGGGTAAAACGGATGCTGCTATGCTTACCATTCTTCAAACAATTGCCCAGAATGTTGAGCCTAACCCGTTCGAGGACCCGTCAGCCACCGAATTTGCAGTCAACGCGGATGACTTCAAAATCGTCTATGTTGCTCCCATGAAAGCGCTTGCTGCTGAGGTTACAGAGAAGCTAGGTAAGCgcctggcctggcttggTATCAAGTGTCGAGAGTACACTGGAGATATGCAGCTCACCAAGTCTGAAATCATTCAGACTCAAATTATCGTTACCACCCCTGAGAAATGGGACGTCGTCACACGCAAGGGCACTGGAGACACGGAACTTGTTCAAAAGGTccgtcttctcatcatcgacgaggTACATAtgcttcatgatgagagaggTGCTGTTCTAGAATCCCTTGTAGCTCGAACGGAACGGCAGGTTGAGAGTACGCAGTCTCTCATTCGAATTGTTGGTCTTAGTGCCACACTGCCCAATTATGTTGACGTCGCCGATTTCCTGAAAGTCAACAAATATGCAGGCCTCTTCTACTTCGACTCGTCCTTCCGCCCTGTACCTTTGGAACAACATTTCATCGGCGTCAAAGGAAAGGCTGGAACAAAGCAATCGAAGGAGAATCTTGATCAGGTCGCTTttgacaaagtcaaagagaTGCTTGAGCGTGATCATCAAGTCATGGTATTTGTTCACTCACGAAGAGATACGCAGCTTACAGCGCGAATGCTGCACCAGAAGGCCATCGATGCCATGTGTGCAGATCTCCTTGACCCGAGCTATCATCCTGGGTTTGAGCAAGCTTCGCGTGATATCAAAcagtccaagtccaaggagaTCCGTGAGCTCCTATCCAAGGGAATTGGTGTTCACCACGCTGGAATGGCAAGATCTGACCGAAACTTGATGGAAAGACTATTCGGAGAAGGTGTCCTGAAGGTTCTCTGCTGTACCGCCACTCTAGCATGGGGTGTCAACTTGCCTGCCGCAGCAGTCGTAATCAAAGGAACTCAGGTTTATAGCGCTCAGGATGGTAAATTTGTTGATCTGGGAATTCTCGACGTACTGCAGATCTTTGGTCGCGCTGGTCGCCCTCAATTCGAAGATACTGGTATCGGCATGATCTGCACAACTCACGACAAGCTCACCCATTACCTGACTGCTGTCACGGAACAACAGCCTATTGAATCAAAATTCTCGACGAAGCTGGTCGACAATCTGAATGCTGAAATTGCACTCGGAACTGTCACTTCTATTCCGGATGCTGTTCAGTGGATCGGATACTCGTACCTCTTCGTGCGCATGCAAAGGAGCCCAATGTCTTATGGCATAGAATGGTCAGAAATTCGCGACGATCCAAACCTGGTTCAAAGACGTCGTCAGCTTGCTATCCAGGCTGCCAAGACCTTGCAGCAATGCCAGATGATCATCTACAATGAAAGGACAGACGAGCTGCGCAGCAAGGATATCGGAAGAATTGCCAGTCAATACTATATCCTCCACACAAGTATTCAGGTCTTCAATGCCATGATGCAGCCTCAGGCCACAGAGGCCGATATTTTAAAGATGATCAGTATGAGTGGAGAGTTTGACAACATCCAATCCAGAGATagtgaggagaaggagttgaCTCATCTACGTCGAGAGATCATTCCATGCGATGTTGATGGAGGCATTGACACCCCTCAGGCAAAAACAAATATTTTGCTGCAGTCTTACATCTCGAAAGCCCAGCCAGAAGATTTTGCCCTTTCAAACGACATGAATTACGTTGCTCAGCAGTCTGGACGTATTTGTCGAGCACTCTTCATGCTTGCCCTCAATCGCCGATGGGGCCACCAGTGCCTCGTGCTTCTAACTCTGGCAAAGTCTATTGAAAAGCGCATCTGGCCCTATcagcatcctcttcatcagttTGATCTTGCAAAGTCGGTCCTGAACCAGCTCGACGCGAAAGAGAACTTGACAATAGAGACCATGAAAGACATGGAGCCTGCAGAGATTGGAGGGTTGATACACAACCAGAGTGCTGGCAAgaacatcgccaagatcttgaatAACTTTCCTACTGTTCACGTCGAGGCTGAAATCGCTCCCCTAAACCGAGATGTGTTGCGTATTAAGCTCTATGTGATTCCCGATTTCCGATGGCATGATCAGATCCACGGCACCTCAGAATCGTTCTACATCTGGGTTGAGAATTCTGAGACTTCAGAGATCTACCATCATGAGTTTTTTATCCTCAATAGAAGGAAGTTACATGATGACCATGAGCTGAACTTCACAATTCCCCTTTCAGACCCCTTGCCTAGCCAGATATATGTCCGAGCCGTCTCAGACAGATGGCTGGGAGCTGAGACCGTTACCCCAGTCTCTTTCCAGCATCTCATCCGCCCAGACACTGAAAGCGTCTATACTGACCTCCTGAATCTTCAACCATTACCCATCTCGGCCCTCAAGAACCCTGCGCTTGAAGAACTCTATGCCAAGCGCTTCGAATATTTCAACCCCATGCAAACGCAAATCTTCCATACGCTTTACCATACGCCTGCCAATGTTCTTCTGGGATCACCTACTGGTAGCGGCAAgactgttgctgctgagcttgccATGTGGTGGGCTTTCCGTGAAAGACCCAAGTCCAAGGTTGTCTATATTGCGCCGATGAAGGCACTCGTCCGTGAGCGAGTCAAAGACTGGGGTGTTAGATTGGCGCGACCACTgggcttgaagttggtggAGTTGACTGGTGACAATACTCCTGATACTAGAACTATCCAGGACgctgatatcatcatcactacgCCTGAGAAGTGGGACGGTATTTCTCGTTCCTGGCAGACAAGAGGATACGTTCGACAGGTGAGCCTGGTCATCATTGACGAGattcatcttctggctgGAGACCGAGGTCCTATTCTCGAAATCATTGTGTCTCGTATGAACTACATTGCTTCCTCGACCAAAAATGCCGTCCGTCTCCTGGGCATGTCAACCGCGTGCGCCAACGCGACAGACCTGGGTAACTGGCTAGGTGTCAAAGAGGGTCTTTTCAACTTTAAGCACTCTGTTCGTCCTGTTCCCCTGGAATTATACATCGATGGCTTCCCAGAAGTCAGGGGATTTTGTCCTTTGATGCAGTCTATGAATCGCCCCACCTTCTTGGCTGTAAAGAACCACAGTCCTGACAAGCCTGTCATTGTTTTCGTTCCCTCACGAAGACAGACTCGTCTGACAGCAAAAGATCTCATTAACTTTTGTGGCATGGAAGATAACCCCCGACGATTCCTTCACATGGACGAAGAAGATTTGCAGCTTAACCTTGCTCGAATCAAGGACGACGCACTAAAGGAGGCCATCAACTTTGGAATTGGTCTACATCACGCTGGTCTAGTTGAGTCGGATCGTCAGCTTGCTGAAgagttgttcttgaacaacaaGATCCAGATCCTGGTCGCTACTAGTACTCTCGCCTGGGGTGTCAACTTGCCTGCTCATCTGGTTGTCGTCAAAGGAACACAATTCTTCGATGCCAAAATCGAGGCATACAAAGACATGGACTTGACCGATGTTCTGCAAATGTTGGGTCGTGCCGGTCGTCCTCAGTTCGATAACTCGGGAGTTGCACGTATCTTTACCCAGGATTCCAAGAAGGACTTTTACAAGCACTTCCTTCACACTGGCTTCCCAGTAGAGTCCTCACTTCACACTGTTTTGGATAACCATCTTTGCGCCGAAGTCTCGGCTGAGACCATTGTCACCAAGCAGGACGCGCTCGACTATCTTACATGGACATTCTTCTTCAGGAGACTACACAAGAATCCGTCGTACTACGGACTTGAGATTTCTGCTGAGGAGCACAATAGCATCGCTGCTCAGCAGCTTGCTAATGAATACATGATTGAGATGGTTAGCAAGTCACTAAACGAGCTTGCTGACTCTAAATGTGTTGAGGTGTTCCCCAATGGCGACATTGATCCCACGCCTCTTGGCAAGATCATGAGTTACTACTACCTCTCGCACAAGACTATCCGTCACCTTGTCAAGCATGCGAAAGCTCAAGCCTCATTCCTCGACGTCTTGTCATGGATGTCCCGCGCTACCGAGTACGACGAACTCCCCGTACGCCATAATGAAGACCTCATAAACAACACTCTTTCGGACAATTTGCCATTCCCTGGTCATGCCTTTGGGCTCCCTATGTGGGATCCCCACGTGAAGGCTTTCCTGCTTCTCCAAGCACATATGTCTCAGATAGATCTTCCAATCACTGACTATGTTGGTGATCAGACTAGTGTTCTCGATCAGGCTATCCGTGTCATACAGGCATCCATCGATGTTCTGACCGAGCTTGGATATCTGTCCAGTTGCCTGCAAATGATGGCCCTTCTACAGTCGATCAAGTCGGCTCGTTGGCCCACCGATGCACCAGTGTCAATCCTGCCTACGGTCGAGCCcgacatcaagaacgatACACCAATTTCTAAGATCAGCGCGCTGACTAGACCTCAGGCGATGCAACTTGctaagaagcttggtgtaCCTGCGAGCCAGCACAACCGCTTCGCTCTCGCTGTATCTATCCTACCCAACGTCGAGGTGTCCATCGCTGCAGCCACAGCACTCTCAGTGACAATTGGTCTTAAGCGTCTCAACCAGCTTGTCGAGCGAGAGGCTCGCATCTACGCACCCAAATTCCCTAAACCACAAACTGAATCGTGGTTCGTTATCGTGGCCGATTTAACAAGGGACGAAGTCGTTGCAGTGAAGCGTGTGGGTTGGACCACGAACCCCAATcgcaagctcgaggctggtgGTCGGCCCACGGTGAAGACAACCATCAAGCTCCCTCCCGCTCAGGCAGGCCAGGCCCGCAAGTTCGACGTTCTTGTTGTCAGCGATGCATATCCTGGTCTTGAATATCGTGTTGAAGGCGTCGATATTCCTGCTCCACCCACAGTGGATGATGCTGTGCAGTCGAAGAAGGCAGATGCGTCTGGGTCGAAATGATAAAGGCTAGATTAGAAATGGGTGTTGACTCGAACCACGCGGCAACGACAGATACACCGAGCGATTTACAGTGAATTCAGGTAGATCCATCAGTCAACAAGAGTAGAGAACAATAGTTTGGTGTGCCTCCCGTGTTATAAATCGAGTGCTTATGACGACCGGATTGTCATCAAACTTCCTctacagtacggagtagcctTGAACTCGTCTGTTATTAAGGTGGTAACTATTCTAGCTTCAGCACAGACCCTTGTCCCATTTTAATTCCTGGTTGCTGGACTAGTCCAGGATTGAATCCTTGGAGTCAATGACACCTACATTTTGACGAAGTAGCCATTTATAGACAGAGACCCGGATTATCTTGACCAAATCCAACGTTTGTTGTCAATCTCCAGAGTCTTTCACATCTCATTCATTTGTTAGCGTGTTCGCAGCGAATATCTTAGCGAGTATTCATGCACTTCGTTTCCAGGCATAGCATTTTGCTCTTAGACATAGCGTGTTTCTAAATGTCGAAACTTCGGATTCTCATCTCAGGCGGTGGCATCGCTGGTCCATCTGCTGCTTTCTGGCTCTCCCGTCTTGGCCATTCCTGCACCATTATAGAAAGATTCCCCTCACTACGCACTGGAGGTCAACAGATTGACATTCGCGGCCAAGGGATCGAAGCTGCGAAGCGCATGGGAATTCTTGAAGAGATCCGAAATAAAgcggttgatgaagatggcctACAATGGGTTGATTCGAAAGGGAAGCAGAAAGCTCTGCTCGAAAGGAATGATTCGGGGAAAGGGAGACAGTCGTTCACAAGTGAGTTCGAAGTCATGAGAGGAGATTTGTGCAAGATCATATACGAGGCGACGAGACAAAGAGCCCAATATCGCTTCGGAACATCGATTGAGAGCTTTCAGAATGTTGGCCATGAGGTCAAAGTCAGATTTTCGG
Encoded proteins:
- a CDS encoding synaptobrevin like ykt6, coding for MTLFAKTVAERTRPGQRQDVEEQDYTFHAYGRTEGVCGIIISDHQYPALVAHQLLSKVVDEFLSKNPRSSWATGTPALSMPELKEYLTKYQDPQQADSILKIQKELDETKIVLHKTIESVLQRGEKIDDLVAKSDGLSAQSKMFYQQAKKQNSCCILM
- a CDS encoding synaptobrevin like ykt6 — its product is MKLHYIGILRNESQPAHEIVAEKELSSYSRFTRNNYGEFMTLFAKTVAERTRPGQRQDVEEQDYTFHAYGRTEGVCGIIISDHQYPALVAHQLLSKVVDEFLSKNPRSSWATGTPALSMPELKEYLTKYQDPQQADSILKIQKELDETKIVLHKTIESVLQRGEKIDDLVAKSDGLSAQSKMFYQQAKKQNSCCILM